A single genomic interval of Cellvibrio sp. PSBB023 harbors:
- a CDS encoding helix-turn-helix transcriptional regulator has translation MDMQINKHFLRQEREKRAWSQSHLADVADLSMRTVQRIEHSGVASMESAKALAAALDLELAALVQSSPAITPHRPMSYRLFAAIGTVLVGVIAVGWWTTAAAQQVKLSLSIEAPNGTYSDFKLLNTIGEQSEMQLDNQFRVLVNSRPQGEYLLLEADIYHFVEAEYQLMASPSLLIEDQEPSSLHLEFPNGDKVKLLVMADY, from the coding sequence ATGGATATGCAAATTAATAAGCACTTTCTCAGGCAAGAGCGTGAAAAGCGCGCATGGAGCCAAAGTCATTTAGCCGACGTGGCTGATTTAAGTATGCGCACGGTGCAACGTATTGAGCACAGTGGTGTTGCGTCTATGGAATCTGCAAAGGCGCTGGCAGCCGCCCTGGACTTGGAGCTTGCTGCGCTAGTGCAATCATCGCCGGCTATTACTCCACACCGGCCGATGTCTTATCGCCTATTTGCGGCTATTGGCACAGTGCTGGTAGGTGTGATTGCTGTTGGTTGGTGGACAACGGCAGCGGCGCAGCAGGTCAAGCTCAGTCTTTCGATAGAAGCGCCCAACGGTACTTACTCTGATTTCAAGCTGTTAAATACCATTGGCGAGCAGAGCGAAATGCAATTGGATAATCAGTTCCGGGTGCTGGTTAATTCTCGCCCTCAAGGTGAGTACCTGTTACTTGAAGCTGACATATACCATTTTGTGGAAGCAGAATACCAATTGATGGCATCCCCATCCCTTCTGATTGAAGATCAGGAGCCTTCATCCTTACACCTTGAATTTCCCAATGGCGACAAGGTGAAGTTGCTGGTTATGGCTGATTATTAA
- the ruvC gene encoding crossover junction endodeoxyribonuclease RuvC has translation MALILGIDPGSRKTGFGIINVIGSKYEYLTSGVIRMKDSDELPARLKVIFDSLTQIIEQYCPQEMAIEQVFMAKNAASALKLGQARGAAIVAATAQDVPVSEYEARKVKQSVVGNGAADKLQVQHMVKTLLRLPAAPQEDAADALAVALCHANTRDHLIRMAGSSSFRRGRIV, from the coding sequence ATGGCACTCATTCTCGGTATCGACCCCGGTTCCCGTAAAACAGGTTTTGGCATTATCAATGTCATTGGTAGTAAGTACGAATACCTGACCAGCGGGGTGATTCGCATGAAGGATTCGGATGAGTTGCCCGCCCGTTTAAAAGTGATTTTTGATTCCCTGACCCAGATTATCGAGCAATATTGCCCTCAAGAAATGGCGATTGAGCAGGTATTTATGGCGAAAAATGCCGCCTCAGCCTTGAAGTTGGGGCAGGCGAGGGGAGCGGCAATTGTGGCCGCTACAGCGCAGGATGTACCTGTGTCCGAGTACGAAGCACGTAAGGTCAAGCAGTCGGTTGTGGGAAATGGCGCTGCCGATAAACTGCAGGTGCAACACATGGTGAAAACTCTGTTGCGCCTTCCCGCCGCACCACAGGAAGATGCGGCAGATGCTTTGGCGGTAGCGCTTTGCCATGCCAACACTCGCGACCATTTAATTCGCATGGCAGGTTCATCCAGTTTTCGTCGTGGGCGCATTGTTTAA
- the ruvA gene encoding Holliday junction branch migration protein RuvA → MIGRLRGTLVEKQPPYLVLDVQGVGYELQAPMTTFYRLPAIGQDVVLHTHLSITENLHQLFGFAEQRDRSLFRTLIKVNGVGPKLAISILSGMEADDIARCVRDDNITALTKVPGIGKKTAERLVIELRDRLKNWDMPQNDLLAHSEIQSIATDNDVFAEAESALIALGYKPVDAAKMVSLAAKQKPDASSEELIRMALRAIAG, encoded by the coding sequence ATGATTGGACGCTTGCGCGGAACATTGGTTGAAAAACAGCCACCTTATTTGGTGCTGGATGTGCAAGGTGTGGGCTATGAATTGCAAGCGCCTATGACGACGTTTTACCGTTTGCCAGCTATAGGCCAGGATGTGGTGTTGCACACCCACTTGTCGATTACTGAAAACCTGCACCAGCTTTTTGGATTTGCTGAACAGCGCGATCGCTCTTTATTTCGCACCCTGATCAAAGTGAATGGTGTTGGCCCCAAATTAGCAATATCTATATTGTCTGGCATGGAGGCGGATGATATCGCCCGCTGCGTGCGCGATGACAATATCACCGCACTCACAAAAGTCCCCGGGATAGGCAAAAAAACCGCAGAGCGTTTGGTCATTGAGTTGCGCGACCGCCTGAAAAACTGGGATATGCCGCAAAACGATTTACTTGCCCACAGTGAAATTCAGAGTATCGCCACAGATAACGATGTGTTTGCCGAGGCAGAGAGTGCCTTGATCGCCCTTGGTTACAAACCGGTTGACGCGGCGAAAATGGTTTCCCTTGCCGCCAAACAAAAACCGGATGCCTCCAGCGAAGAGTTAATTCGTATGGCACTGCGCGCTATCGCCGGATAA
- the ruvB gene encoding Holliday junction branch migration DNA helicase RuvB encodes MIETDRLIAPVAKEREDHLDRTVRPKSLADYVGQPAVREQMEIFIGAAKKRGEALDHTLVFGPPGLGKTTLANIIANEMNVSLKSTSGPVLEKAGDLAALLTNLEPGDVLFIDEIHRLSPVVEEILYPAMEDFQLDIMIGEGPAARSIKLDLPQFTLVGATTRAGLLTSPLRDRFGIVQRLEFYNVADLTHIVARSSALLGVQMDIEGAAEVAKRSRGTPRIANRLLRRVRDFAEMKGDGTVTAKMADSALNMLNVDERGFDHMDRRLLTAMMHNFDGGPVGVESLAAAISEDRGTIEDVIEPYLIQQGFMARTPRGRILTNNAYLYFGMPVPKRLQDSTD; translated from the coding sequence ATGATTGAAACCGACCGCCTGATTGCCCCTGTCGCCAAAGAGCGTGAAGATCATCTGGATCGCACGGTGCGCCCTAAATCGCTCGCGGATTATGTTGGTCAGCCCGCCGTGCGTGAACAGATGGAGATTTTTATCGGCGCCGCCAAAAAACGCGGTGAGGCGCTGGATCACACACTGGTATTTGGCCCGCCCGGTCTGGGCAAGACAACGCTGGCCAATATTATTGCCAATGAAATGAATGTCTCGCTCAAGAGCACCTCTGGCCCGGTACTGGAAAAAGCGGGCGATTTAGCGGCACTGCTCACCAACCTTGAGCCGGGCGATGTGCTGTTTATCGATGAAATCCATCGCTTGAGCCCTGTGGTAGAGGAAATCCTCTATCCGGCAATGGAAGATTTCCAGTTAGATATCATGATTGGCGAGGGGCCAGCTGCACGTTCAATCAAACTGGATTTACCGCAATTCACACTGGTGGGCGCCACTACGCGAGCCGGATTATTGACCTCACCCTTACGCGATCGTTTTGGTATCGTTCAGCGTTTGGAGTTTTATAATGTCGCCGATCTGACACACATTGTGGCTCGCTCATCTGCGCTCCTGGGTGTGCAAATGGATATTGAAGGTGCGGCAGAAGTTGCCAAGCGTTCCCGTGGTACACCGCGTATTGCGAATCGCTTGCTGCGCCGGGTGCGCGATTTTGCAGAGATGAAGGGTGATGGCACAGTCACCGCCAAAATGGCTGACAGCGCACTCAATATGCTCAATGTCGATGAGCGCGGTTTTGACCATATGGATCGCCGCTTACTGACCGCAATGATGCACAATTTTGACGGTGGCCCTGTGGGGGTGGAAAGTCTCGCTGCCGCCATTAGCGAGGATCGTGGAACTATTGAGGATGTTATAGAGCCTTATTTAATTCAACAGGGCTTCATGGCACGCACGCCGCGCGGTCGTATTTTGACCAACAACGCTTACCTTTATTTTGGTATGCCGGTACCAAAGCGCTTACAGGACTCAACGGATTAA
- the ybgC gene encoding tol-pal system-associated acyl-CoA thioesterase, whose amino-acid sequence MQLFSIPLRVYIEDTDAGGIVYYVNYLKYMERSRTEFLRALGYDRPAILDGGLLLVVHSAQVNYRRPARLDDQLYITAQLHKLARTYAEFQQQVIRDGELLCDGIIRIACVDADTMKPTALPAVMHQQLTHIFHSSTSKS is encoded by the coding sequence ATGCAGTTATTCAGTATTCCTCTGCGAGTCTACATAGAGGACACCGACGCAGGCGGTATCGTTTATTACGTCAATTATCTTAAATATATGGAGCGCAGCCGTACAGAATTCCTGCGCGCTTTAGGCTATGATAGGCCCGCTATTTTGGACGGCGGTTTACTGCTTGTTGTGCATAGCGCGCAAGTGAATTATCGTCGCCCTGCGCGTCTGGACGATCAGCTTTATATCACCGCACAGCTGCATAAACTGGCGCGCACCTATGCCGAATTTCAACAGCAAGTGATACGCGATGGTGAATTATTATGCGATGGCATAATCCGTATCGCCTGTGTGGATGCTGATACCATGAAGCCAACTGCGCTTCCTGCTGTCATGCATCAACAACTCACCCATATTTTTCACAGTTCAACCAGTAAGAGTTAA
- the tolQ gene encoding protein TolQ has protein sequence MSEANQSLSILHLMLEASFLVQMVMLILFLASVISWVMIFQREVYQRKASAAFVYFEKQFWSGIDLNQLYRQGNSRNEAVESIESIFRAGFKEFTRLRQQAGADSDAIMEGSMRAMRVALAREHEKLEENLPFLASVASVSPYIGLFGTVWGIMVSFLNIANAGQPSLATVAPGIAEALIATAMGLFAAIPAVLAYNKFSARAENLMSNYQTFAEEFSAILHRQVHSK, from the coding sequence ATGTCAGAAGCTAATCAAAGTCTGTCGATTCTGCATCTCATGCTTGAAGCCAGTTTTTTAGTGCAAATGGTGATGCTGATTTTATTTTTGGCATCCGTCATTTCCTGGGTCATGATTTTCCAGCGTGAGGTATATCAGCGCAAAGCCTCTGCCGCTTTTGTGTATTTTGAAAAGCAATTCTGGTCTGGTATTGATTTGAATCAGCTCTATCGCCAAGGCAACAGTCGCAATGAAGCGGTGGAGAGTATCGAGAGCATTTTTCGTGCAGGTTTCAAAGAATTCACCCGCCTGCGCCAACAGGCTGGTGCTGATTCGGATGCAATTATGGAAGGCTCAATGCGTGCTATGCGCGTTGCCCTCGCACGTGAACATGAAAAACTGGAGGAAAATCTGCCTTTCCTTGCCAGCGTTGCCTCGGTCAGTCCTTACATCGGCCTGTTTGGTACGGTATGGGGGATCATGGTGTCCTTCCTCAATATCGCCAACGCCGGTCAACCAAGCTTGGCAACCGTTGCTCCCGGTATCGCAGAAGCCTTGATTGCTACAGCAATGGGTTTGTTTGCGGCGATTCCCGCAGTATTGGCTTACAACAAATTCTCCGCACGTGCGGAAAACCTGATGAGTAACTATCAAACCTTTGCGGAAGAGTTTTCTGCCATCCTGCATCGTCAGGTTCACAGTAAATAA
- the tolR gene encoding protein TolR: MSGFGPPVKKKLKAEINVVPLIDVMLVLLIVFMIAAPMMTQGIKVELPQAASEPVESKDDDPITVSVKADGSYYIDLGGDAEAARPLAEIKSIVSKVLAEKPNTLVFVQGDKKVEYGVIVALMGELKLAGAPSVGLITEPPR, translated from the coding sequence ATGTCTGGATTTGGTCCACCGGTAAAAAAGAAACTGAAAGCGGAAATCAATGTGGTTCCGCTTATCGACGTCATGCTCGTGTTGCTGATTGTATTTATGATTGCGGCGCCCATGATGACTCAGGGTATCAAAGTAGAGTTGCCACAGGCTGCATCGGAGCCAGTTGAATCAAAAGATGATGATCCTATTACTGTTTCAGTAAAGGCAGACGGTAGCTACTACATCGATTTGGGCGGAGATGCCGAGGCCGCACGTCCCCTGGCGGAAATTAAATCAATAGTCAGCAAAGTGCTGGCAGAAAAGCCGAATACGCTGGTATTTGTCCAGGGCGATAAGAAGGTTGAGTATGGTGTGATAGTTGCGCTGATGGGGGAGTTGAAGTTGGCTGGAGCCCCCTCTGTTGGTTTGATCACGGAGCCGCCGCGCTAG
- the tolA gene encoding cell envelope integrity protein TolA, translated as MRLEKSFSLPIFLSVSLHTLLLVLFLGDWNFFKKEPEPYKPHYVTATLVDMKPKAKAAPQQTKEQVLDSKAYEDLKNNKKQDEQRRKEAEAMVQKKKEQEAKAAAAEAEKVKQQKIKEEQAKIAKAKAEKEAAEKKRKAEELAKQQAEAAKKTKREQEAQEEQRRIQAALQKEAKHISDTNDDVNTKSYEEMLIERVQQNWSRPPSARNGLEVTLEVNMLPTGVVTGLRVVRSSGDPAFDRSAEQAVKRVDRFTEAMQIPPDIFEKYFRVFRFTFSPEDLRS; from the coding sequence ATGAGACTGGAAAAATCATTTTCACTTCCCATATTCCTGAGTGTCTCGCTGCATACATTATTGCTGGTGTTGTTTTTAGGTGATTGGAATTTTTTTAAAAAGGAACCGGAACCCTATAAGCCACACTATGTCACAGCTACTTTGGTGGATATGAAGCCCAAAGCAAAAGCAGCACCACAGCAAACAAAAGAGCAGGTGTTAGATTCCAAGGCTTACGAAGATCTGAAAAACAACAAAAAACAGGATGAGCAGCGCCGCAAAGAAGCGGAAGCAATGGTTCAGAAGAAAAAAGAACAGGAAGCTAAAGCGGCTGCCGCTGAAGCAGAAAAAGTAAAACAGCAAAAGATTAAAGAAGAGCAAGCAAAAATCGCCAAAGCCAAAGCAGAAAAGGAAGCGGCGGAAAAAAAGCGCAAGGCGGAAGAGTTAGCCAAGCAACAAGCTGAAGCAGCTAAAAAGACCAAGCGCGAGCAAGAGGCACAGGAAGAGCAGCGTCGTATTCAGGCTGCCTTGCAAAAAGAGGCAAAACACATCAGCGATACAAACGATGATGTGAATACCAAAAGTTACGAAGAAATGTTGATTGAACGTGTTCAACAGAATTGGAGTCGCCCGCCGTCAGCGCGCAATGGCCTGGAGGTAACACTGGAAGTCAATATGCTTCCTACTGGCGTTGTGACAGGGTTGCGTGTTGTGCGCAGCAGTGGGGACCCGGCATTTGATCGATCAGCCGAGCAAGCGGTCAAGCGAGTTGACCGGTTTACTGAGGCTATGCAGATTCCGCCCGATATTTTTGAAAAATATTTTCGTGTGTTCAGATTTACATTTAGCCCAGAGGACTTAAGGTCGTGA
- the tolB gene encoding Tol-Pal system beta propeller repeat protein TolB, which translates to MKRYLLLCLILVAGMAQAQLNLRVTKGVDNPTKIAVVPFAWQGGKLSEDIAKIVGNDLEFSGQFQATSPDRMLSFPRSEAEVHYRDWKALGSEYLLIGSITEQAGRYYASYELFDVVQQKRVFAKLTVDGSSAQLRDMAHHISDKVYETITGIRGIFSTKLIYVEAFKQPQKYRLMLSDIDGFRSRMLLESRFPLLSPVWSPNGQRVAYVSFEADNKPAIYIQDIATGRRQQMTNFRGLNGAPAWSPDGQKLAMALSKDGNPEIYVMNVLTRQLTRVTNHFAIDHEPTWSADGASIFFTSDRGGKPQIYQVYLATMQQERVTFDGDYNARPRVSPDGKSLIMLNRRPGTTHHIAAQDIKSGNLRILSETNLDESPTIAPNGAMLMYATRSGGKGVLAAVSLDARVKILQPPKQGDVREPAWSPFFN; encoded by the coding sequence GTGAAACGTTATCTATTGTTATGTCTTATTTTGGTGGCCGGTATGGCTCAGGCGCAGTTGAATCTGCGCGTGACCAAAGGGGTGGATAATCCCACGAAAATTGCTGTGGTTCCTTTTGCATGGCAAGGTGGAAAATTATCCGAGGACATCGCCAAAATTGTTGGTAATGACCTTGAATTCTCTGGCCAGTTTCAGGCTACCTCTCCTGATCGTATGTTGTCCTTTCCTCGCTCTGAAGCAGAAGTTCACTACCGTGACTGGAAAGCTTTGGGTTCAGAGTATTTATTGATCGGCTCTATTACTGAGCAAGCGGGGCGTTATTACGCCAGTTACGAGTTATTTGATGTGGTGCAGCAAAAGCGTGTCTTTGCCAAACTGACTGTTGATGGCTCTTCGGCGCAGCTGCGCGATATGGCACACCATATTAGCGATAAAGTGTATGAAACTATTACTGGTATCCGCGGGATTTTTTCTACCAAGCTGATTTATGTAGAGGCATTCAAGCAGCCGCAAAAGTATCGCCTTATGCTTTCGGATATCGACGGTTTCCGCTCTCGCATGTTGTTGGAGTCGCGCTTTCCACTGCTCTCACCAGTATGGTCACCAAATGGCCAACGCGTAGCTTATGTGTCTTTTGAAGCGGATAACAAACCTGCAATTTATATTCAGGACATAGCAACAGGCAGACGCCAACAAATGACTAATTTCCGTGGACTCAACGGTGCACCGGCATGGTCACCTGATGGTCAAAAGCTGGCTATGGCCTTATCAAAAGATGGTAACCCCGAAATTTATGTCATGAATGTGCTGACGCGGCAGTTAACGCGTGTCACCAACCATTTTGCTATTGATCATGAGCCAACATGGTCTGCTGATGGCGCATCGATCTTCTTTACATCCGACAGGGGCGGTAAGCCACAAATCTATCAGGTTTATTTGGCGACAATGCAGCAAGAGCGAGTAACATTTGATGGTGATTACAATGCACGTCCGCGCGTTTCTCCAGATGGCAAAAGCCTGATAATGCTGAACAGACGCCCCGGTACTACCCATCATATCGCTGCACAGGATATAAAATCTGGCAATTTACGCATTTTGTCCGAGACAAACCTTGATGAATCACCTACTATAGCGCCCAATGGCGCTATGCTAATGTATGCGACTCGTTCTGGTGGTAAAGGAGTATTGGCGGCCGTGTCTTTGGATGCGCGCGTCAAAATCCTCCAGCCTCCAAAACAGGGTGATGTGCGGGAACCCGCATGGTCGCCATTCTTTAACTAA
- the pal gene encoding peptidoglycan-associated lipoprotein Pal — MITKAIKQGLTLAVVMSFLVGCSSSDNATTEAPTAGTAVTDTSASEATLSNVVYFDFDQYSLTAESRAVLLAHADKLKGASVAVRLEGHADERGSREYNMALGEKRANAVRDFLVTQGVNGSSLEVVSFGEEQPVATGSDEASWAQNRRVEVKY; from the coding sequence ATGATCACCAAAGCAATCAAGCAAGGTCTCACTTTGGCTGTTGTTATGTCTTTCCTGGTTGGCTGTTCAAGCAGCGACAACGCAACTACCGAAGCTCCAACCGCTGGTACTGCAGTAACTGACACCAGCGCTTCAGAAGCTACCCTGTCAAACGTTGTTTACTTTGACTTCGATCAATACTCTTTGACTGCTGAAAGCCGTGCTGTATTGTTGGCTCACGCTGACAAACTGAAAGGTGCTTCAGTAGCTGTGCGTTTGGAAGGTCACGCTGATGAGCGCGGTTCACGCGAGTACAACATGGCTCTGGGTGAAAAACGTGCTAACGCTGTTCGCGATTTCCTCGTGACTCAAGGCGTTAACGGTTCTTCTTTGGAAGTTGTAAGCTTCGGCGAAGAGCAACCAGTTGCTACCGGTAGTGATGAAGCCTCTTGGGCTCAAAACCGTCGCGTAGAAGTTAAGTACTAA
- a CDS encoding YbgF trimerization domain-containing protein produces MLKNLIAVALIASAPVLQAQVRVVESSPQGFGSGVAQSGMPASAESDVYSQIRSLQEEIATLRGLVEEQSYELKQLKQLQLDNYMDLDRRLSGGANSVAPAASVEPLPAKSPSRAVVADNASEADVYKAAYDLLNQKDFAGAESAFKDHLTRFPSGDFASNSHYWLGKIAMLKKDYPQAKTWFTDLIANFPAAAKVPDAQLDLGKVYFLMGDKVKAKSLLSQLAAGNTDAARLASKFISDNF; encoded by the coding sequence ATGCTTAAAAATCTGATTGCTGTTGCTTTAATAGCTTCGGCTCCAGTCCTACAGGCGCAAGTACGGGTTGTTGAGTCTTCCCCCCAGGGCTTTGGCTCTGGGGTGGCTCAATCTGGTATGCCTGCCTCCGCTGAATCCGATGTGTATTCCCAAATTCGTTCTTTGCAAGAAGAAATAGCCACCCTGCGTGGTCTTGTTGAAGAGCAATCCTATGAGCTCAAGCAGCTCAAGCAATTACAGCTAGATAACTACATGGACTTGGATCGTCGTTTGTCCGGTGGTGCGAACTCTGTTGCACCTGCGGCCTCAGTTGAGCCTCTTCCTGCCAAGTCACCTTCTCGCGCTGTTGTTGCAGACAATGCCAGTGAAGCTGATGTCTACAAAGCTGCATATGATTTACTGAATCAAAAAGATTTTGCTGGTGCGGAAAGCGCTTTCAAAGATCATTTGACTCGTTTCCCTAGCGGTGATTTTGCCAGCAATAGCCATTATTGGCTGGGTAAGATTGCAATGCTGAAAAAGGATTATCCGCAGGCTAAAACCTGGTTTACTGATCTAATCGCTAATTTTCCTGCCGCTGCTAAAGTGCCTGATGCCCAGTTGGATTTGGGTAAGGTTTACTTCCTGATGGGCGATAAAGTAAAAGCAAAATCTTTGCTTAGTCAACTTGCGGCTGGCAACACGGATGCAGCCAGATTGGCATCAAAATTTATCAGCGATAATTTTTAA
- a CDS encoding lipid A deacylase LpxR family protein produces MDTSYFIASPVKASTSQRRLLLLESYSIQLFIFTVLISISSLSLADPQRYLKESQPEWLQLASTQEPTSLPELKLDNAKSKSRAPSWAFAFDNDVLVPGHRDQDYTYGINFTQSGITPDNSSLPFSTALTVIDSWLGNDHQPTAGAIETFSREWGAFGFTPEDITISAANPEDRPYASLLYLSNSREKIDLVNNIAWKSTLTVGMLGLGLVGELQNIAHKNTAGTRAEGWDNQISEGGEITARYAIARQQYFDHFSDNVEIKSTIQASVGYLTEASWGLSMRAGRIHSPWSSFNPELASYGEKSSYSSSAKAINEHYFWSGFAIKARAYNAFLQGQFRDSAVTYQQHELRPLLIEAWAGYTFAFKQGYRISYVLRGHSSEIKHGAGDRNLLWGGIIIARSI; encoded by the coding sequence ATGGATACCTCTTACTTCATAGCATCTCCCGTCAAAGCCAGCACCTCGCAGCGGCGACTTTTATTACTGGAAAGCTATTCAATCCAACTATTTATTTTCACTGTTCTGATTAGCATCAGCAGCCTCAGCCTTGCTGATCCACAACGCTATCTGAAAGAATCCCAACCCGAATGGCTACAGCTCGCATCAACACAAGAGCCAACCAGCCTTCCTGAACTCAAACTGGACAATGCCAAATCCAAAAGTCGGGCACCAAGCTGGGCCTTTGCATTTGATAATGACGTTCTTGTACCCGGTCATCGCGATCAAGACTATACCTATGGCATCAACTTTACCCAAAGCGGCATTACGCCTGATAACTCATCACTTCCTTTTTCCACAGCACTGACAGTCATCGATAGCTGGTTGGGCAATGACCATCAACCCACAGCAGGTGCTATAGAAACATTTAGCCGTGAATGGGGCGCTTTTGGCTTTACCCCTGAAGACATCACTATCAGCGCAGCAAACCCCGAAGATAGACCTTATGCCAGCCTGCTCTACCTTTCCAACTCACGGGAAAAGATCGACCTGGTGAACAATATCGCCTGGAAAAGCACCTTGACGGTAGGGATGCTGGGGCTCGGACTGGTGGGCGAGTTACAAAATATCGCCCATAAAAACACTGCCGGAACACGGGCAGAAGGTTGGGACAATCAAATCAGTGAAGGAGGAGAAATTACCGCGCGCTATGCGATTGCCAGACAGCAATATTTCGATCATTTCTCCGATAATGTGGAGATCAAAAGCACCATTCAGGCATCTGTAGGTTATTTAACCGAAGCGAGCTGGGGCCTAAGCATGAGGGCGGGCAGAATTCACAGCCCATGGTCTTCATTTAACCCTGAACTGGCCAGCTATGGCGAAAAGTCCTCTTATTCAAGCAGCGCCAAAGCGATTAATGAACATTATTTCTGGAGCGGCTTTGCTATCAAAGCGCGAGCCTATAATGCCTTTTTACAAGGCCAGTTCCGCGATAGCGCAGTCACCTACCAACAACATGAATTACGGCCATTACTGATCGAAGCCTGGGCGGGATATACCTTTGCCTTCAAGCAAGGTTATCGCATCAGCTATGTATTACGCGGGCACAGCTCAGAGATAAAACATGGAGCTGGAGATCGCAACTTGCTGTGGGGCGGGATCATTATTGCGCGCAGTATTTAA
- a CDS encoding TetR/AcrR family transcriptional regulator: MSKRELKKDHLLDAGLKVMATRGYNGTSIQDIVNAADVPKGSFYTYFKSKEDFAIEALEKVTDERMAQNRHLLSDRSIPPQERLIRFFVANIGGCEENLNGGCFLGNMCQEMSESSEAIRLKVRQMLRNSTQAIEDVLEEARLRDGLETQLPSSIIAEFLFNAWEGTVMRMKASKCREPLDAFLTVLPEIFTKK; this comes from the coding sequence ATGAGCAAACGCGAACTGAAAAAAGATCATCTTCTGGATGCTGGCCTTAAAGTCATGGCAACCCGCGGCTATAACGGCACCAGTATTCAGGACATAGTCAACGCCGCCGATGTGCCCAAAGGCTCCTTCTACACCTACTTCAAAAGCAAAGAAGATTTTGCCATTGAAGCCTTGGAGAAAGTGACCGATGAGCGCATGGCCCAGAATCGTCACTTACTCAGTGACCGCAGTATTCCTCCCCAAGAGCGGCTAATCCGTTTTTTTGTTGCGAATATCGGCGGCTGCGAAGAAAACCTCAATGGCGGCTGCTTTCTTGGCAACATGTGCCAGGAAATGTCCGAATCCAGCGAGGCTATCCGTTTAAAGGTTCGCCAGATGCTGCGCAATAGCACTCAGGCAATTGAAGATGTGCTGGAAGAGGCCAGACTCAGGGACGGCCTTGAAACCCAACTTCCCTCTTCAATCATTGCAGAATTTCTATTCAATGCCTGGGAAGGCACAGTTATGCGGATGAAAGCATCCAAATGCCGCGAACCATTGGACGCCTTTTTGACTGTATTACCAGAAATATTTACCAAGAAATAA